One window from the genome of Acinetobacter sp. LoGeW2-3 encodes:
- a CDS encoding FKBP-type peptidyl-prolyl cis-trans isomerase translates to MKIQISLAALLLCSGSLYAKDITTKSTEAEQVGYSFGYLMGRNNADSLKDINLDAFSAGLKAAASGQKATLTEEEMAKVLMQYKRQADARELIELKKTAEENAKIGREFLAENAKKPDIKITKSGLQYQVLESGKGKSPSANSNVKVHYEGRLINGTVFDSSIARNQPVVFKTSQVIMGWTEGLQLMKPGAKYRFFIPPELGYGQIGSGDVIEPNSTLIFDIELIEVMK, encoded by the coding sequence ATGAAAATACAAATTAGCCTTGCTGCCCTGCTGTTATGTTCCGGTAGCTTATATGCCAAGGATATCACCACCAAAAGTACAGAAGCAGAACAGGTGGGTTACAGCTTTGGCTATCTCATGGGTCGCAATAATGCTGACTCATTAAAAGACATCAATTTAGATGCATTTAGTGCTGGATTGAAAGCAGCAGCTTCCGGTCAAAAAGCCACATTAACTGAAGAAGAAATGGCAAAGGTGCTGATGCAATACAAGCGTCAGGCAGATGCCCGTGAGTTAATTGAACTCAAAAAAACAGCAGAAGAAAATGCCAAAATTGGTCGTGAATTCTTAGCTGAAAATGCTAAAAAACCAGATATCAAAATTACAAAATCAGGACTTCAATACCAAGTCTTAGAGAGTGGCAAAGGCAAATCTCCAAGTGCGAACAGTAATGTCAAAGTACATTATGAAGGTCGTCTGATTAATGGCACTGTTTTTGACAGTTCAATTGCCCGTAACCAGCCAGTCGTGTTCAAAACTAGCCAAGTCATTATGGGCTGGACCGAAGGCCTGCAATTGATGAAACCTGGCGCCAAATATCGTTTCTTTATTCCGCCAGAACTTGGCTATGGTCAGATTGGTTCTGGTGATGTGATTGAACCGAATAGCACCTTAATTTTCGATATTGAACTGATTGAAGTGATGAAATAA